Proteins from one Streptomyces caniferus genomic window:
- a CDS encoding winged helix-turn-helix transcriptional regulator has translation MSTPVLSSAVSFGSVDAQHVEDALSLIAPKWTTWSAQTLAQQGRPMRVREVAARLPFVSEQFVGKWLATMHADGLVARVEDRHGAPYRLSALGESLSRVHRALSDWSLANLSLGKVAGAERVEEAVRRLHLRHSTAVIQILRAAPEAAFRPPGPKMRGRAWAVRMKK, from the coding sequence ATGTCCACCCCCGTACTGTCCTCTGCCGTCTCCTTCGGTTCCGTCGATGCTCAGCACGTCGAGGACGCACTGTCCCTGATAGCACCGAAGTGGACCACCTGGTCGGCGCAGACCCTGGCGCAGCAGGGCCGCCCCATGCGTGTGCGCGAGGTCGCCGCCAGGCTCCCCTTCGTCAGCGAGCAGTTCGTCGGCAAGTGGCTGGCCACGATGCACGCTGACGGGCTGGTCGCCCGCGTCGAGGACCGCCACGGGGCTCCGTACCGGCTCAGCGCACTCGGCGAGTCGCTGTCACGGGTGCACCGTGCCTTGTCGGACTGGTCTCTGGCCAACCTGTCGCTCGGCAAGGTCGCCGGAGCCGAACGGGTTGAGGAAGCCGTGCGGCGTCTGCATCTTCGGCATTCGACCGCCGTGATCCAGATCCTCCGGGCGGCACCCGAGGCTGCTTTCCGTCCCCCAGGGCCGAAGATGCGAGGCCGTGCATGGGCGGTCAGGATGAAGAAGTGA
- a CDS encoding nitrile hydratase accessory protein — protein MAVSPYEAGTFTWTQFQAALIARIAAWETAHDQDEPYDYYRLWLGALEDVLVAQCAVSTDEVTTRARTLAQRPQATTTAMTTVIRTRTDPGRTPGIAVYPLWTRQPLAPYSGRGVACRRLRESPRAW, from the coding sequence ATGGCAGTCAGCCCGTACGAGGCGGGCACGTTCACCTGGACACAATTCCAGGCCGCATTGATCGCCCGGATCGCGGCATGGGAGACCGCACATGATCAGGACGAGCCCTACGACTATTACCGGCTCTGGCTGGGCGCGCTGGAGGACGTGCTCGTCGCCCAGTGCGCTGTGTCCACCGACGAGGTCACCACACGCGCCCGAACCCTGGCGCAACGCCCCCAGGCCACGACCACCGCGATGACCACAGTCATCCGCACCCGCACTGACCCGGGACGCACTCCCGGCATTGCGGTATATCCCTTATGGACTCGTCAGCCCCTGGCTCCGTACTCGGGAAGGGGAGTCGCTTGTCGACGACTTCGGGAGTCGCCTCGCGCGTGGTAG
- a CDS encoding NADPH-dependent F420 reductase, with protein sequence MTGNLRSSPPRHRKEQHRMTSIGILGAGRVGTNLAGKLSAAGHHVTLGGRSPEDTAARTAGLAPRIAFADQRTTAGTADIVINATPGDSSLDRLTDLRTELAGKILIDVSNATRDDGDGLPGDLCYPGSSLAEKLQAALPDTHVVKTLNTMLFMVMTAPETLTTPPTAYLSGDDEHAKRTVTGLLGDLGWQPERIEDLGDITTARATEAMILVVPHILRRHGFKPFAVSLAR encoded by the coding sequence CTGACCGGGAACCTCCGCTCTTCCCCACCCCGACACCGCAAGGAGCAACACCGCATGACCAGCATCGGCATCCTGGGCGCCGGCCGCGTCGGCACCAACCTCGCCGGCAAGCTCTCCGCAGCCGGACACCATGTCACCCTCGGTGGCCGGAGCCCCGAAGACACCGCCGCCCGCACCGCCGGGCTCGCCCCGCGGATCGCCTTCGCCGACCAGCGCACCACTGCCGGCACCGCGGACATCGTGATCAACGCGACGCCCGGCGACAGCTCCCTGGACCGCCTCACCGACCTGCGCACCGAACTCGCCGGGAAGATCCTCATCGACGTCTCCAACGCCACCCGCGACGACGGTGACGGCCTGCCCGGCGACCTGTGCTATCCCGGCAGCAGCCTCGCCGAGAAGCTCCAGGCCGCGCTCCCCGACACCCATGTGGTCAAGACCCTCAACACGATGCTGTTCATGGTCATGACCGCCCCCGAAACCCTGACCACCCCACCGACCGCCTATCTCTCGGGCGACGACGAACACGCGAAGAGGACCGTCACCGGCCTGCTCGGCGACCTGGGCTGGCAGCCCGAACGGATCGAGGACCTCGGCGACATCACCACAGCCCGCGCCACCGAGGCCATGATCCTCGTCGTGCCCCACATCCTGCGCCGACACGGCTTCAAGCCCTTCGCCGTCTCCCTCGCCCGCTGA